A region from the Engraulis encrasicolus isolate BLACKSEA-1 chromosome 18, IST_EnEncr_1.0, whole genome shotgun sequence genome encodes:
- the LOC134469155 gene encoding neurofilament heavy polypeptide-like isoform X8, with product MRGPVLAVLVILLNALVCDVSTSPVKGVSPGKGKDQQMVSTSPAKEVSPGKGKEQQVSTSSVKKVSPGKGKDQQMDQLSEDDLIDSKSQIPSAKKTPKPTVSSSPVKVSPGKGKHQQMDQLSEDDVSKSHTPSAKKTQKPSVSSSPVKKVSPGKGKDQQMDQLSEDDLIHSKSKTPSTKKTSKPKVSSSPVKKVSPGKGKDQQEVSSSPVKKGSPGKGKDQQMDQLSEDDLIDSKTNTPSAKKTPKPKVSSSPVKKVSPGKGKDQQMDQLSEDDLIDSKSNTPSAKKTPKPTVSSSPVKKASPGKGKDQQMDQLSEDDVSKSHTPSAKKTQKPSVSSSPVKKVSPGKGKDQQEVSISPVKKGSPGKGKDQLMGMVTGYWSNYYSRMLCYQLSEDDLIDSKTNTPSAKKTPKPKVSSSPVKKVSPVKGKDQQIDQLSEDDLIDSKSNTPSAKKTPKPTVSSSPVKKVSPGKGKDQQMDQLSEDDLIASKSQTPSAKKTLKPTVSSSPVKKVSPGKGKDQQIDQLSEDMIDSKSNTPSAKKAPKPAVSSSPIKKVSPGKGKDQKEVSSPVKKVSPGKGKDQQMDQLSEDDVVDSKANTPSAKKTQKPTVSSSLVKKVSPGKGKDQQMVSSSPVKKVSPGEGKDQQEVSKSPVKKVSPGKGKDQQMGSTSPVKKVSPGKGKGQQMGSPALGSTN from the exons ATGAGGGGTCCAGTCTTGGCTGTGCTTGTCATCCTGCTTAATGCACTAGTATGTGATG TTTCCACCTCTCCAGTTAAAGGGGTTTCTCCAGGCAAAGGGAAGGATCAACAAATGG TTTCCACTTCCCCGGCTAAGGAGGTTTCTCCAGGCAAAGGGAAGGAACAACAAG TGTCCACTTCTTCGGTTAAGAAGGTTTCTCCAGGCAAAGGGAAGGATCAACAAATGG ATCAACTGAGTGAAGATGATTTGATTGATTCCAAATCGCAAATTCCCTCGGCCAAGAAAACCCCAAagcctacag TGTCTAGTTCTCCGGTTAAGGTTTCTCCAGGCAAAGGGAAGCATCAACAAATGG ATCAACTGAGTGAAGATGATGTTTCCAAATCACACACTCCCTCGGCCAAGAAAACCCAAAAGCCTTCAG TGTCCAGTTCTCCGGTTAAGAAGGTTTCTCCAGGCAAAGGGAAGGATCAACAAATGG ATCAACTGAGTGAAGATGATTTGATTCATTCTAAATCAAAGACTCCCTCGACCAAGAAAACGTCAAAGCCTAAAG TGTCCTCTTCTCCAGTTAAGAAGGTTTCTCCAGGCAAAGGGAAGGATCAACAAGAAG TGTCCAGTTCTCCGGTTAAGAAGGGTTCTCCAGGCAAAGGAAAGGATCAACAAATGG ATCAACTGAGTGAAGATGATCTGATTGATTCCAAAACAAACACTCCCTCGGCCAAGAAGACTCCAAAGCCTAAAG TGTCCAGTTCTCCGGTTAAGAAGGTTTCTCCAGGCAAAGGGAAGGATCAACAAATGG ATCAACTGAGTGAAGATGATTTGATTGATTCTAAATCAAACACTCCCTCGGCCAAGAAAACGCCAAagcctacag TGTCCAGTTCTCCGGTTAAGAAGGCTTCTCCAGGCAAAGGGAAGGATCAACAAATGG ATCAACTGAGTGAAGATGATGTTTCCAAATCACACACTCCCTCGGCCAAGAAAACCCAAAAGCCTTCAG TGTCCAGTTCTCCGGTTAAGAAG GTTTCTCCAGGCAAAGGGAAGGATCAACAAGAAG TGTCCATTTCTCCGGTTAAGAAGGGTTCTCCAGGCAAAGGAAAGGATCAACTAATGGGTATGGTGACTGGCTATTGGTCAAATTATTACTCAAGGATGCTTTGTT ATCAACTGAGTGAAGATGATCTGATTGATTCCAAAACAAACACTCCCTCGGCCAAGAAGACTCCAAAGCCTAAAG TGTCCAGTTCTCCGGTTAAGAAGGTTTCTCCAGTCAAAGGGAAGGATCAACAAATCG ATCAACTGAGTGAAGATGATTTGATTGATTCCAAATCAAACACTCCCTCGGCCAAGAAAACGCCAAagcctacag TGTCCAGTTCTCCGGTTAAGAAGGTTTCTCCAGGCAAAGGGAAGGATCAACAAATGG ATCAACTGAGTGAAGATGATTTGATTGCTTCCAAATCGCAAACTCCCTCGGCCAAGAAAACGCTAAAGCCTACAG TGTCCAGTTCTCCGGTTAAGAAGGTTTCTCCAGGCAAAGGGAAGGATCAACAAATTG ATCAACTGAGTGAAGATATGATTGATTCCAAATCAAACACTCCCTCGGCCAAGAAAGCACCAAAGCCTGCAG TGTCCAGTTCCCCAATTAAGAAGGTTTCTCCAGGCAAAGGGAAGGATCAAAAAGAAG TGTCTTCTCCGGTTAAGAAGGTTTCTCCAGGCAAAGGGAAGGATCAACAAATGG ATCAACTGAGTGAAGATGATGTGGTTGATTCCAAAGCAAACACTCCCTCGGCGAAGAAAACACAGAAGCCTACAG TGTCCAGTTCTCTGGTTAAGAAGGTTTCTCCAGGCAAAGGGAAGGATCAACAAATGG TGTCCTCTTCCCCAGTTAAGAAGGTTTCTCCAGGCGAAGGGAAGGATCAACAAGAAG TTTCCAAGTCTCCGGTTAAGAAGGTTTCTCCAGGCAAAGGGAAGGACCAGCAAATGG GCTCCACTTCTCCGGTTAAGAAGGTTTCTCCAGGCAAAGGGAAAGGCCAGCAAATGG GCTCTCCTGCTCTCGGCTCCACTAACTAG
- the LOC134469155 gene encoding neurofilament heavy polypeptide-like isoform X18, which produces MRGPVLAVLVILLNALVCDVSTSPVKGVSPGKGKDQQMVSTSPAKEVSPGKGKEQQVSTSSVKKVSPGKGKDQQMDQLSEDDLIDSKSQIPSAKKTPKPTVSSSPVKVSPGKGKHQQMDQLSEDDVSKSHTPSAKKTQKPSVSSSPVKKVSPGKGKDQQMDQLSEDDLIHSKSKTPSTKKTSKPKVSSSPVKKVSPGKGKDQQEVSSSPVKKGSPGKGKDQQMDQLSEDDLIDSKTNTPSAKKTPKPKVSSSPVKKVSPGKGKDQQMDQLSEDDLIDSKSNTPSAKKTPKPTVSSSPVKKASPGKGKDQQMDQLSEDDVSKSHTPSAKKTQKPSVSSSPVKKVSPGKGKDQQEVSISPVKKGSPGKGKDQLMDQLSEDDLIDSKTNTPSAKKTPKPKVSSSPVKKVSPGKGKDQQMDQLSEDDLIASKSQTPSAKKTLKPTVSSSPVKKVSPGKGKDQQIDQLSEDMIDSKSNTPSAKKAPKPAVSSSPIKKVSPGKGKDQKEVSSPVKKVSPGKGKDQQMDQLSEDDVVDSKANTPSAKKTQKPTVSSSLVKKVSPGKGKDQQMDQLSEDDLIDSKSHSPSAKKTPKSSVSSSPVKKVSPGEGKDQQEVSKSPVKKVSPGKGKDQQMGSTSPVKKVSPGKGKGQQMGSPALGSTN; this is translated from the exons ATGAGGGGTCCAGTCTTGGCTGTGCTTGTCATCCTGCTTAATGCACTAGTATGTGATG TTTCCACCTCTCCAGTTAAAGGGGTTTCTCCAGGCAAAGGGAAGGATCAACAAATGG TTTCCACTTCCCCGGCTAAGGAGGTTTCTCCAGGCAAAGGGAAGGAACAACAAG TGTCCACTTCTTCGGTTAAGAAGGTTTCTCCAGGCAAAGGGAAGGATCAACAAATGG ATCAACTGAGTGAAGATGATTTGATTGATTCCAAATCGCAAATTCCCTCGGCCAAGAAAACCCCAAagcctacag TGTCTAGTTCTCCGGTTAAGGTTTCTCCAGGCAAAGGGAAGCATCAACAAATGG ATCAACTGAGTGAAGATGATGTTTCCAAATCACACACTCCCTCGGCCAAGAAAACCCAAAAGCCTTCAG TGTCCAGTTCTCCGGTTAAGAAGGTTTCTCCAGGCAAAGGGAAGGATCAACAAATGG ATCAACTGAGTGAAGATGATTTGATTCATTCTAAATCAAAGACTCCCTCGACCAAGAAAACGTCAAAGCCTAAAG TGTCCTCTTCTCCAGTTAAGAAGGTTTCTCCAGGCAAAGGGAAGGATCAACAAGAAG TGTCCAGTTCTCCGGTTAAGAAGGGTTCTCCAGGCAAAGGAAAGGATCAACAAATGG ATCAACTGAGTGAAGATGATCTGATTGATTCCAAAACAAACACTCCCTCGGCCAAGAAGACTCCAAAGCCTAAAG TGTCCAGTTCTCCGGTTAAGAAGGTTTCTCCAGGCAAAGGGAAGGATCAACAAATGG ATCAACTGAGTGAAGATGATTTGATTGATTCTAAATCAAACACTCCCTCGGCCAAGAAAACGCCAAagcctacag TGTCCAGTTCTCCGGTTAAGAAGGCTTCTCCAGGCAAAGGGAAGGATCAACAAATGG ATCAACTGAGTGAAGATGATGTTTCCAAATCACACACTCCCTCGGCCAAGAAAACCCAAAAGCCTTCAG TGTCCAGTTCTCCGGTTAAGAAG GTTTCTCCAGGCAAAGGGAAGGATCAACAAGAAG TGTCCATTTCTCCGGTTAAGAAGGGTTCTCCAGGCAAAGGAAAGGATCAACTAATGG ATCAACTGAGTGAAGATGATCTGATTGATTCCAAAACAAACACTCCCTCGGCCAAGAAGACTCCAAAGCCTAAAG TGTCCAGTTCTCCGGTTAAGAAGGTTTCTCCAGGCAAAGGGAAGGATCAACAAATGG ATCAACTGAGTGAAGATGATTTGATTGCTTCCAAATCGCAAACTCCCTCGGCCAAGAAAACGCTAAAGCCTACAG TGTCCAGTTCTCCGGTTAAGAAGGTTTCTCCAGGCAAAGGGAAGGATCAACAAATTG ATCAACTGAGTGAAGATATGATTGATTCCAAATCAAACACTCCCTCGGCCAAGAAAGCACCAAAGCCTGCAG TGTCCAGTTCCCCAATTAAGAAGGTTTCTCCAGGCAAAGGGAAGGATCAAAAAGAAG TGTCTTCTCCGGTTAAGAAGGTTTCTCCAGGCAAAGGGAAGGATCAACAAATGG ATCAACTGAGTGAAGATGATGTGGTTGATTCCAAAGCAAACACTCCCTCGGCGAAGAAAACACAGAAGCCTACAG TGTCCAGTTCTCTGGTTAAGAAGGTTTCTCCAGGCAAAGGGAAGGATCAACAAATGG ATCAACTGAGTGAAGATGATTTGATTGATTCCAAATCGCACAGTCCCTCGGCTAAGAAAACGCCAAAGTCTTCAG TGTCCTCTTCCCCAGTTAAGAAGGTTTCTCCAGGCGAAGGGAAGGATCAACAAGAAG TTTCCAAGTCTCCGGTTAAGAAGGTTTCTCCAGGCAAAGGGAAGGACCAGCAAATGG GCTCCACTTCTCCGGTTAAGAAGGTTTCTCCAGGCAAAGGGAAAGGCCAGCAAATGG GCTCTCCTGCTCTCGGCTCCACTAACTAG
- the LOC134469155 gene encoding neurofilament heavy polypeptide-like isoform X11 — MRGPVLAVLVILLNALVCDVSTSPVKGVSPGKGKDQQMVSTSPAKEVSPGKGKEQQVSTSSVKKVSPGKGKDQQMDQLSEDDLIDSKSQIPSAKKTPKPTVSSSPVKVSPGKGKHQQMDQLSEDDVSKSHTPSAKKTQKPSVSSSPVKKVSPGKGKDQQMDQLSEDDLIHSKSKTPSTKKTSKPKVSSSPVKKVSPGKGKDQQEVSSSPVKKGSPGKGKDQQMDQLSEDDLIDSKTNTPSAKKTPKPKVSSSPVKKVSPGKGKDQQMDQLSEDDLIDSKSNTPSAKKTPKPTVSSSPVKKASPGKGKDQQMDQLSEDDVSKSHTPSAKKTQKPSVSSSPVKKVSPGKGKDQQEVSISPVKKGSPGKGKDQLMGMVTGYWSNYYSRMLCYQLSEDDLIDSKTNTPSAKKTPKPKVSSSPVKKVSPGKGKDQQMDQLSEDDLIASKSQTPSAKKTLKPTVSSSPVKKVSPGKGKDQQIDQLSEDMIDSKSNTPSAKKAPKPAVSSSPIKKVSPGKGKDQKEVSSPVKKVSPGKGKDQQMDQLSEDDVVDSKANTPSAKKTQKPTVSSSLVKKVSPGKGKDQQMDQLSEDDLIDSKSHSPSAKKTPKSSVSSSPVKKVSPGEGKDQQEVSKSPVKKVSPGKGKDQQMGSTSPVKKVSPGKGKGQQMGSPALGSTN; from the exons ATGAGGGGTCCAGTCTTGGCTGTGCTTGTCATCCTGCTTAATGCACTAGTATGTGATG TTTCCACCTCTCCAGTTAAAGGGGTTTCTCCAGGCAAAGGGAAGGATCAACAAATGG TTTCCACTTCCCCGGCTAAGGAGGTTTCTCCAGGCAAAGGGAAGGAACAACAAG TGTCCACTTCTTCGGTTAAGAAGGTTTCTCCAGGCAAAGGGAAGGATCAACAAATGG ATCAACTGAGTGAAGATGATTTGATTGATTCCAAATCGCAAATTCCCTCGGCCAAGAAAACCCCAAagcctacag TGTCTAGTTCTCCGGTTAAGGTTTCTCCAGGCAAAGGGAAGCATCAACAAATGG ATCAACTGAGTGAAGATGATGTTTCCAAATCACACACTCCCTCGGCCAAGAAAACCCAAAAGCCTTCAG TGTCCAGTTCTCCGGTTAAGAAGGTTTCTCCAGGCAAAGGGAAGGATCAACAAATGG ATCAACTGAGTGAAGATGATTTGATTCATTCTAAATCAAAGACTCCCTCGACCAAGAAAACGTCAAAGCCTAAAG TGTCCTCTTCTCCAGTTAAGAAGGTTTCTCCAGGCAAAGGGAAGGATCAACAAGAAG TGTCCAGTTCTCCGGTTAAGAAGGGTTCTCCAGGCAAAGGAAAGGATCAACAAATGG ATCAACTGAGTGAAGATGATCTGATTGATTCCAAAACAAACACTCCCTCGGCCAAGAAGACTCCAAAGCCTAAAG TGTCCAGTTCTCCGGTTAAGAAGGTTTCTCCAGGCAAAGGGAAGGATCAACAAATGG ATCAACTGAGTGAAGATGATTTGATTGATTCTAAATCAAACACTCCCTCGGCCAAGAAAACGCCAAagcctacag TGTCCAGTTCTCCGGTTAAGAAGGCTTCTCCAGGCAAAGGGAAGGATCAACAAATGG ATCAACTGAGTGAAGATGATGTTTCCAAATCACACACTCCCTCGGCCAAGAAAACCCAAAAGCCTTCAG TGTCCAGTTCTCCGGTTAAGAAG GTTTCTCCAGGCAAAGGGAAGGATCAACAAGAAG TGTCCATTTCTCCGGTTAAGAAGGGTTCTCCAGGCAAAGGAAAGGATCAACTAATGGGTATGGTGACTGGCTATTGGTCAAATTATTACTCAAGGATGCTTTGTT ATCAACTGAGTGAAGATGATCTGATTGATTCCAAAACAAACACTCCCTCGGCCAAGAAGACTCCAAAGCCTAAAG TGTCCAGTTCTCCGGTTAAGAAGGTTTCTCCAGGCAAAGGGAAGGATCAACAAATGG ATCAACTGAGTGAAGATGATTTGATTGCTTCCAAATCGCAAACTCCCTCGGCCAAGAAAACGCTAAAGCCTACAG TGTCCAGTTCTCCGGTTAAGAAGGTTTCTCCAGGCAAAGGGAAGGATCAACAAATTG ATCAACTGAGTGAAGATATGATTGATTCCAAATCAAACACTCCCTCGGCCAAGAAAGCACCAAAGCCTGCAG TGTCCAGTTCCCCAATTAAGAAGGTTTCTCCAGGCAAAGGGAAGGATCAAAAAGAAG TGTCTTCTCCGGTTAAGAAGGTTTCTCCAGGCAAAGGGAAGGATCAACAAATGG ATCAACTGAGTGAAGATGATGTGGTTGATTCCAAAGCAAACACTCCCTCGGCGAAGAAAACACAGAAGCCTACAG TGTCCAGTTCTCTGGTTAAGAAGGTTTCTCCAGGCAAAGGGAAGGATCAACAAATGG ATCAACTGAGTGAAGATGATTTGATTGATTCCAAATCGCACAGTCCCTCGGCTAAGAAAACGCCAAAGTCTTCAG TGTCCTCTTCCCCAGTTAAGAAGGTTTCTCCAGGCGAAGGGAAGGATCAACAAGAAG TTTCCAAGTCTCCGGTTAAGAAGGTTTCTCCAGGCAAAGGGAAGGACCAGCAAATGG GCTCCACTTCTCCGGTTAAGAAGGTTTCTCCAGGCAAAGGGAAAGGCCAGCAAATGG GCTCTCCTGCTCTCGGCTCCACTAACTAG
- the LOC134469155 gene encoding neurofilament heavy polypeptide-like isoform X27 encodes MRGPVLAVLVILLNALVCDVSTSPVKGVSPGKGKDQQMVSTSPAKEVSPGKGKEQQVSTSSVKKVSPGKGKDQQMDQLSEDDLIDSKSQIPSAKKTPKPTVSSSPVKVSPGKGKHQQMDQLSEDDVSKSHTPSAKKTQKPSVSSSPVKKVSPGKGKDQQMDQLSEDDLIHSKSKTPSTKKTSKPKVSSSPVKKVSPGKGKDQQEVSISPVKKGSPGKGKDQLMGMVTGYWSNYYSRMLCYQLSEDDLIDSKTNTPSAKKTPKPKVSSSPVKKVSPVKGKDQQIDQLSEDDLIDSKSNTPSAKKTPKPTVSSSPVKKVSPGKGKDQQMDQLSEDDLIASKSQTPSAKKTLKPTVSSSPVKKVSPGKGKDQQIDQLSEDMIDSKSNTPSAKKAPKPAVSSSPIKKVSPGKGKDQKEVSSPVKKVSPGKGKDQQMDQLSEDDVVDSKANTPSAKKTQKPTVSSSLVKKVSPGKGKDQQMDQLSEDDLIDSKSHSPSAKKTPKSSVSSSPVKKVSPGEGKDQQEVSKSPVKKVSPGKGKDQQMGSTSPVKKVSPGKGKGQQMGSPALGSTN; translated from the exons ATGAGGGGTCCAGTCTTGGCTGTGCTTGTCATCCTGCTTAATGCACTAGTATGTGATG TTTCCACCTCTCCAGTTAAAGGGGTTTCTCCAGGCAAAGGGAAGGATCAACAAATGG TTTCCACTTCCCCGGCTAAGGAGGTTTCTCCAGGCAAAGGGAAGGAACAACAAG TGTCCACTTCTTCGGTTAAGAAGGTTTCTCCAGGCAAAGGGAAGGATCAACAAATGG ATCAACTGAGTGAAGATGATTTGATTGATTCCAAATCGCAAATTCCCTCGGCCAAGAAAACCCCAAagcctacag TGTCTAGTTCTCCGGTTAAGGTTTCTCCAGGCAAAGGGAAGCATCAACAAATGG ATCAACTGAGTGAAGATGATGTTTCCAAATCACACACTCCCTCGGCCAAGAAAACCCAAAAGCCTTCAG TGTCCAGTTCTCCGGTTAAGAAGGTTTCTCCAGGCAAAGGGAAGGATCAACAAATGG ATCAACTGAGTGAAGATGATTTGATTCATTCTAAATCAAAGACTCCCTCGACCAAGAAAACGTCAAAGCCTAAAG TGTCCTCTTCTCCAGTTAAGAAGGTTTCTCCAGGCAAAGGGAAGGATCAACAAGAAG TGTCCATTTCTCCGGTTAAGAAGGGTTCTCCAGGCAAAGGAAAGGATCAACTAATGGGTATGGTGACTGGCTATTGGTCAAATTATTACTCAAGGATGCTTTGTT ATCAACTGAGTGAAGATGATCTGATTGATTCCAAAACAAACACTCCCTCGGCCAAGAAGACTCCAAAGCCTAAAG TGTCCAGTTCTCCGGTTAAGAAGGTTTCTCCAGTCAAAGGGAAGGATCAACAAATCG ATCAACTGAGTGAAGATGATTTGATTGATTCCAAATCAAACACTCCCTCGGCCAAGAAAACGCCAAagcctacag TGTCCAGTTCTCCGGTTAAGAAGGTTTCTCCAGGCAAAGGGAAGGATCAACAAATGG ATCAACTGAGTGAAGATGATTTGATTGCTTCCAAATCGCAAACTCCCTCGGCCAAGAAAACGCTAAAGCCTACAG TGTCCAGTTCTCCGGTTAAGAAGGTTTCTCCAGGCAAAGGGAAGGATCAACAAATTG ATCAACTGAGTGAAGATATGATTGATTCCAAATCAAACACTCCCTCGGCCAAGAAAGCACCAAAGCCTGCAG TGTCCAGTTCCCCAATTAAGAAGGTTTCTCCAGGCAAAGGGAAGGATCAAAAAGAAG TGTCTTCTCCGGTTAAGAAGGTTTCTCCAGGCAAAGGGAAGGATCAACAAATGG ATCAACTGAGTGAAGATGATGTGGTTGATTCCAAAGCAAACACTCCCTCGGCGAAGAAAACACAGAAGCCTACAG TGTCCAGTTCTCTGGTTAAGAAGGTTTCTCCAGGCAAAGGGAAGGATCAACAAATGG ATCAACTGAGTGAAGATGATTTGATTGATTCCAAATCGCACAGTCCCTCGGCTAAGAAAACGCCAAAGTCTTCAG TGTCCTCTTCCCCAGTTAAGAAGGTTTCTCCAGGCGAAGGGAAGGATCAACAAGAAG TTTCCAAGTCTCCGGTTAAGAAGGTTTCTCCAGGCAAAGGGAAGGACCAGCAAATGG GCTCCACTTCTCCGGTTAAGAAGGTTTCTCCAGGCAAAGGGAAAGGCCAGCAAATGG GCTCTCCTGCTCTCGGCTCCACTAACTAG
- the LOC134469155 gene encoding neurofilament heavy polypeptide-like isoform X3 yields the protein MRGPVLAVLVILLNALVCDVSTSPVKGVSPGKGKDQQMVSTSPAKEVSPGKGKEQQVSTSSVKKVSPGKGKDQQMDQLSEDDLIDSKSQIPSAKKTPKPTVSSSPVKVSPGKGKHQQMDQLSEDDVSKSHTPSAKKTQKPSVSSSPVKKVSPGKGKDQQMDQLSEDDLIHSKSKTPSTKKTSKPKVKKVSPGKGKDQQEVSSSPVKKGSPGKGKDQQMDQLSEDDLIDSKTNTPSAKKTPKPKVSSSPVKKVSPGKGKDQQMDQLSEDDLIDSKSNTPSAKKTPKPTVSSSPVKKASPGKGKDQQMDQLSEDDVSKSHTPSAKKTQKPSVSSSPVKKVSPGKGKDQQEVSISPVKKGSPGKGKDQLMGMVTGYWSNYYSRMLCYQLSEDDLIDSKTNTPSAKKTPKPKVSSSPVKKVSPVKGKDQQIDQLSEDDLIDSKSNTPSAKKTPKPTVSSSPVKKVSPGKGKDQQMDQLSEDDLIASKSQTPSAKKTLKPTVSSSPVKKVSPGKGKDQQIDQLSEDMIDSKSNTPSAKKAPKPAVSSSPIKKVSPGKGKDQKEVSSPVKKVSPGKGKDQQMDQLSEDDVVDSKANTPSAKKTQKPTVSSSLVKKVSPGKGKDQQMDQLSEDDLIDSKSHSPSAKKTPKSSVSSSPVKKVSPGEGKDQQEVSKSPVKKVSPGKGKDQQMGSTSPVKKVSPGKGKGQQMGSPALGSTN from the exons ATGAGGGGTCCAGTCTTGGCTGTGCTTGTCATCCTGCTTAATGCACTAGTATGTGATG TTTCCACCTCTCCAGTTAAAGGGGTTTCTCCAGGCAAAGGGAAGGATCAACAAATGG TTTCCACTTCCCCGGCTAAGGAGGTTTCTCCAGGCAAAGGGAAGGAACAACAAG TGTCCACTTCTTCGGTTAAGAAGGTTTCTCCAGGCAAAGGGAAGGATCAACAAATGG ATCAACTGAGTGAAGATGATTTGATTGATTCCAAATCGCAAATTCCCTCGGCCAAGAAAACCCCAAagcctacag TGTCTAGTTCTCCGGTTAAGGTTTCTCCAGGCAAAGGGAAGCATCAACAAATGG ATCAACTGAGTGAAGATGATGTTTCCAAATCACACACTCCCTCGGCCAAGAAAACCCAAAAGCCTTCAG TGTCCAGTTCTCCGGTTAAGAAGGTTTCTCCAGGCAAAGGGAAGGATCAACAAATGG ATCAACTGAGTGAAGATGATTTGATTCATTCTAAATCAAAGACTCCCTCGACCAAGAAAACGTCAAAGCCTAAAG TTAAGAAGGTTTCTCCAGGCAAAGGGAAGGATCAACAAGAAG TGTCCAGTTCTCCGGTTAAGAAGGGTTCTCCAGGCAAAGGAAAGGATCAACAAATGG ATCAACTGAGTGAAGATGATCTGATTGATTCCAAAACAAACACTCCCTCGGCCAAGAAGACTCCAAAGCCTAAAG TGTCCAGTTCTCCGGTTAAGAAGGTTTCTCCAGGCAAAGGGAAGGATCAACAAATGG ATCAACTGAGTGAAGATGATTTGATTGATTCTAAATCAAACACTCCCTCGGCCAAGAAAACGCCAAagcctacag TGTCCAGTTCTCCGGTTAAGAAGGCTTCTCCAGGCAAAGGGAAGGATCAACAAATGG ATCAACTGAGTGAAGATGATGTTTCCAAATCACACACTCCCTCGGCCAAGAAAACCCAAAAGCCTTCAG TGTCCAGTTCTCCGGTTAAGAAG GTTTCTCCAGGCAAAGGGAAGGATCAACAAGAAG TGTCCATTTCTCCGGTTAAGAAGGGTTCTCCAGGCAAAGGAAAGGATCAACTAATGGGTATGGTGACTGGCTATTGGTCAAATTATTACTCAAGGATGCTTTGTT ATCAACTGAGTGAAGATGATCTGATTGATTCCAAAACAAACACTCCCTCGGCCAAGAAGACTCCAAAGCCTAAAG TGTCCAGTTCTCCGGTTAAGAAGGTTTCTCCAGTCAAAGGGAAGGATCAACAAATCG ATCAACTGAGTGAAGATGATTTGATTGATTCCAAATCAAACACTCCCTCGGCCAAGAAAACGCCAAagcctacag TGTCCAGTTCTCCGGTTAAGAAGGTTTCTCCAGGCAAAGGGAAGGATCAACAAATGG ATCAACTGAGTGAAGATGATTTGATTGCTTCCAAATCGCAAACTCCCTCGGCCAAGAAAACGCTAAAGCCTACAG TGTCCAGTTCTCCGGTTAAGAAGGTTTCTCCAGGCAAAGGGAAGGATCAACAAATTG ATCAACTGAGTGAAGATATGATTGATTCCAAATCAAACACTCCCTCGGCCAAGAAAGCACCAAAGCCTGCAG TGTCCAGTTCCCCAATTAAGAAGGTTTCTCCAGGCAAAGGGAAGGATCAAAAAGAAG TGTCTTCTCCGGTTAAGAAGGTTTCTCCAGGCAAAGGGAAGGATCAACAAATGG ATCAACTGAGTGAAGATGATGTGGTTGATTCCAAAGCAAACACTCCCTCGGCGAAGAAAACACAGAAGCCTACAG TGTCCAGTTCTCTGGTTAAGAAGGTTTCTCCAGGCAAAGGGAAGGATCAACAAATGG ATCAACTGAGTGAAGATGATTTGATTGATTCCAAATCGCACAGTCCCTCGGCTAAGAAAACGCCAAAGTCTTCAG TGTCCTCTTCCCCAGTTAAGAAGGTTTCTCCAGGCGAAGGGAAGGATCAACAAGAAG TTTCCAAGTCTCCGGTTAAGAAGGTTTCTCCAGGCAAAGGGAAGGACCAGCAAATGG GCTCCACTTCTCCGGTTAAGAAGGTTTCTCCAGGCAAAGGGAAAGGCCAGCAAATGG GCTCTCCTGCTCTCGGCTCCACTAACTAG